The Bubalus kerabau isolate K-KA32 ecotype Philippines breed swamp buffalo chromosome X, PCC_UOA_SB_1v2, whole genome shotgun sequence genome has a segment encoding these proteins:
- the LOC129639798 gene encoding EKC/KEOPS complex subunit LAGE3-like, with product MESEAHGEGAMRVANEDAGAVASAAGTACGGQGVPGGAAGRDGPGDPAGPGDTVSRGIPGDSGDLADPRDPSPAGESGGTASAIPQIPWAPHAPGSGGDPAPGAGVLSNRVFQFSLAVPFSSRAQAGYACHLLTRPTELQWPVRRELYVHGRMLVLRLTAEDNALLETAVAFFLEKLSLVRWTLQHFVHPLFA from the exons ATGGAGTCCGAGGCACACGGTGAAGGAGCCATGAGGGTAGCCAATGAAGACGCAGGTGCTGTGGCCTCTGCAGCGGGCACAGCATGTGGTGGCCAAGGTGTGCCGGGTGGTGCTGCTGGCCGCGATGGCCCTGGCGACCCAGCTGGCCCTGGTGACACTGTCAGTCGAGGAATCCCTGGTGACTCCGGCGACCtagctgatcccagagaccccaGCCCTGCAGGAGAGTCAGGTGGCACAGCCAGTGCCATTCCGCAGATCCCGTGGGCACCCCACGCACCAGGGTCTGGTGGAGACCCTGCACCCGGAGCAGGAGTTCTGAGTAACCGAGTCTTCCAGTT CAGCCTTGCGGTGCCTTTCTCATCGCGTGCGCAGGCGGGCTATGCCTGCCACCTCCTGACTCGACCTACTGAACTGCAGTGGCCGGTTCGGAGGGAGCTCTACGTTCATGGCCGCATGTTGGTTCT CCGTTTGACTGCTGAAGACAATGCCCTGCTTGAGACAGCCGTCGCCTTCTTTCTGGAGAAGCTTTCCCTGGTGAGGTGGACCTTGCAGCACTTTGTGCACCCCCTTTTTGCCTAG